A DNA window from Helianthus annuus cultivar XRQ/B chromosome 15, HanXRQr2.0-SUNRISE, whole genome shotgun sequence contains the following coding sequences:
- the LOC110913466 gene encoding polyubiquitin-like produces MKIFIMTLTGETIIYNVKAKIYDGATIADYNIKRESTLTIVHGVMQIFVKIRTENSITLDIEPLNTIHNVKAKIFDKETHLPHDLALIYNGKFLDNDCTLADYHIDKE; encoded by the exons ATGAAAATATTCATCATGACCCTCACCGGAGAAACCATTATCTACAATGTGAAAGCAAAGATCTATG ATGGCGCTACTATTGCTGATTATAACATCAAGAGGGAATCCACACTCACAATTGTTCATGGAGTCATGCAAATATTCGTTAAGATCCGCACCGAAAACTCGATCACTCTAGATATCGAACCTTTAAACACCAtccacaatgtgaaagccaagaTCTTCGATAAGGAAACTCATCTCCCACACGATCTGGCACTGATCTATAACGGAAAGTTTCTCGACAATGACTGTACCCTTGCTGACTACCACATTGACAAGGAATAA